The following is a genomic window from Planctomycetia bacterium.
GTTGAACTTGTTGCCGCGCATCTCCTTGAGACGGGCCTCCACACGATCGGCACGCAGGGGCAGGGAGGATTTCAATCGAGAGCGAAACACCTCCTCAACGCTGCCGGGCAGGCGCAGGGGGATGTAGCTGGCCGATCGGGCGCCGGCTTCGGCGGCGCGGCGGAGGACCTCGGGGATCTCCTGATCGTTGAGGCCGGGGATGATGGGCGAGACCATGACACCAACGGGAACGCCGGCGTCGGCGAGCTTGCGCATGGCCTCGAAGCGCTTGGTCGGCGGTGGGGTGTGCGGCTCGATGGCGCGGGCGAGTTTGTCGTCGGCGTAGGGGATGCTCTGGTAGACGACGGCCCCGGCGACGCGCTGGAGCGTGGCGAGCAGGTGGGCGTCGCGCATGACGAGGTAGCTCTTGGTGATGATGGAGATGGGGGTGCGATAGTCGAGGCAGACTTCGAGACAGGCGCGGGTGATCTTGTAGACGGCCTCCAGCGGCTGATAGCAATCGGTCACACCGGAGAAGCTGAGCGACTGGCCGCGCATCTTCGGACGGGAGAGTTCTTTGGCGAGGAGCTGGGCGGCGTTGGTCTTGACGACGAGCTTGGTTTCAAAATCGGTGCCGGCGCCCATGTCGAGGTATTCGTGGTAGGTCCGGGCGTAGCAATAGGCGCAGGCGTGCTGGCACCCGCGATAAGGGTTGACGGAGTAGGTGAAGGGGATGTCGGGGCTGTCGTTCTCGGTGATAACGGACTTGGCGGTCTCTTCGAAGACCTCGATCTTGACGGCGGGCGGGGGCTCGAGCCATTGGCGGTGTTCGGAGGCGTAGGGATTGGGCGGATTGTCGATGAGCTTGATGGCCATGATGGGGGCGATCATATTCGGTTTTAGTTAGGTATTCAAGGGCTTGGGGGGGCGGGCCGATTCGAAAAAAAACGAGGATATCGGGGGTGCATCAGGGTTCTGTCGGAGCGTGGGTTACGGTTGAGCGAGGGGCTTTTTGGCCCGGGGGAGGCGTGAAGGGGCGGGCCGAGATGACGCAAGGAGATATATGGCCCAACGCCGGACGCCCCTTACCCTCGCGGGAGAGCGTCTCGAAAGGAGTCGAGCCATGACCACCCACCATTCAACTATCCGAACGAGACGAAACAGGTTCCTGAGTGTAACGGGCGCGATGGCGGTTTTCGCGCTTGCCGTGACAGGTTGCGGGACGCAGGCCGACAACATGACGCCGGGACCGGGCGCGCCCGTGGTGCAGCCGGGGCTTTCGGCGAGCGCGAACAGCATCACGGCGGTGGCGGCGGGGACGCGGAACGACCCAGAGGGAATTGCCGCGCC
Proteins encoded in this region:
- a CDS encoding PA0069 family radical SAM protein; protein product: MAIKLIDNPPNPYASEHRQWLEPPPAVKIEVFEETAKSVITENDSPDIPFTYSVNPYRGCQHACAYCYARTYHEYLDMGAGTDFETKLVVKTNAAQLLAKELSRPKMRGQSLSFSGVTDCYQPLEAVYKITRACLEVCLDYRTPISIITKSYLVMRDAHLLATLQRVAGAVVYQSIPYADDKLARAIEPHTPPPTKRFEAMRKLADAGVPVGVMVSPIIPGLNDQEIPEVLRRAAEAGARSASYIPLRLPGSVEEVFRSRLKSSLPLRADRVEARLKEMRGNKFNENRFGHRMKGEGTYWRSIQSLFAVSAARFGLSEVLRDCVKEGQFPAGITTSLPVLTPTAPPSQQMQFEF